A single genomic interval of Deltaproteobacteria bacterium harbors:
- a CDS encoding 4-oxalocrotonate tautomerase, protein MPIITVKLAKGRTVDQKRSFVRAVTQAAAEHLDVRPEWITVLVEEFERENWATAGELHSDKLGPGCGRAGAKP, encoded by the coding sequence ATGCCCATCATAACCGTAAAATTGGCCAAGGGCCGAACCGTTGATCAAAAACGGTCTTTTGTCCGGGCAGTCACCCAGGCTGCGGCCGAGCATCTGGACGTTCGGCCCGAATGGATCACTGTGCTCGTTGAGGAATTCGAGCGAGAAAACTGGGCTACGGCCGGCGAACTGCATAGTGACAAACTCGGCCCAGGATGCGGCCGGGCAGGTGCAAAACCATGA